A DNA window from Bacteroidota bacterium contains the following coding sequences:
- a CDS encoding 1-acyl-sn-glycerol-3-phosphate acyltransferase → MKRLGGFKSWRRWVRLAWMALCSGLSYLLISPIASLSFRTWDPSGRVYHRLQRLWGRIVLWSVGVRLRLHAEGPLPSGPVVFAVNHTSALDIPVLMVAIPVPFAFLYKKELLRVPIFGFFLRHSPHIVIDRSGRKEALESLRLAGERIRRGLSAVIFPEGTRSPDGRLLPFKRGAFAIAAEAGVPLVPIAIRGAHRVWPARSWPVAPGSVEVHIGPPVHPEGFERAQTEALMSRLRFFMEARLTRQD, encoded by the coding sequence GTCTTGGCGTCGGTGGGTCAGGCTGGCGTGGATGGCCCTCTGCTCCGGGCTAAGCTATCTGCTCATCTCCCCTATCGCGTCGCTTTCCTTTCGAACCTGGGATCCCTCTGGGCGCGTCTACCACCGGCTTCAGCGTCTCTGGGGGCGGATTGTGCTCTGGAGCGTCGGGGTGCGGCTGCGCCTGCACGCCGAAGGGCCGCTTCCGTCGGGTCCCGTGGTGTTTGCCGTCAACCACACAAGCGCCCTGGACATCCCCGTGCTCATGGTCGCGATTCCGGTGCCGTTTGCGTTCTTGTACAAGAAGGAGCTTTTGCGCGTGCCGATCTTCGGGTTCTTCTTGCGTCATTCCCCTCATATCGTGATCGACCGATCCGGACGCAAAGAGGCCCTGGAGAGCCTGCGCCTGGCCGGGGAGCGGATCCGCCGGGGGCTTTCGGCCGTGATTTTTCCGGAGGGGACGCGCAGCCCCGATGGCCGCCTGCTCCCGTTTAAGCGAGGGGCGTTTGCCATCGCCGCCGAGGCCGGAGTACCTTTGGTGCCGATCGCCATCCGAGGCGCGCACCGCGTTTGGCCGGCTCGAAGCTGGCCTGTAGCGCCTGGCTCGGTCGAAGTGCATATAGGCCCTCCGGTGCATCCAGAGGGGTTCGAACGCGCCCAAACGGAGGCGCTCATGAGCCGCCTCCGATTCTTCATGGAGGCCCGGCTTACACGGCAAGATTAA